From a single Bos indicus isolate NIAB-ARS_2022 breed Sahiwal x Tharparkar chromosome 11, NIAB-ARS_B.indTharparkar_mat_pri_1.0, whole genome shotgun sequence genomic region:
- the ZFP36L2 gene encoding mRNA decay activator protein ZFP36L2, which translates to MSTTLLSAFYDIDFLCKTEKSLANLNLNNMLDKKAVGTPVATAPSSGFTPGFLRRHSASNLHALAHPAPSPGSCSPKFPGAANGSAAAGGSASYGTLKEPSGGGGTALLNKENKFRDRSFSENGERSQHLLHLQQQQKGGGGSQINSTRYKTELCRPFEESGTCKYGEKCQFAHGFHELRSLTRHPKYKTELCRTFHTIGFCPYGPRCHFIHNADERRPAPSGGASGDLRTFSARDALHLGFPREPRPKLHHSLSFSGFPSGHHQPPGGLESPLLLDSPTSRTPPPPSCSSASSCSSSASSCSSASAASTPSGAPTCCAAAAAAALLYGTGGAEDLLAPGAPCATCSSASCANNAFAFGPELSSLITPLAIQTHNFAAVAAAAYYRSQQQQQGLVPPAQPPAPPSAPLPASAAAPPSPPFSFQLPRRLSESPVFDAPPSPPDSLSDRDSYLSGSLSSGSLSGSESPGLDPGRRLPIFSRLSISDD; encoded by the exons ATGTCGACCACACTTCTGTCCGCCTTCTACGATATCGACTTCTTGTGCAAG ACGGAGAAATCCCTGGCCAACCTCAATCTGAACAACATGCTGGACAAGAAGGCGGTGGGGACACCCGTGGCCACCGCCCCCAGCTCGGGCTTCACGCCGGGCTTCCTCCGACGGCACTCGGCCAGCAACCTGCACGCGCTCGCCCACCCCGCGCCTAGCCCCGGCAGCTGCTCGCCCAAGTTCCCGGGCGCGGCTAACGGTAGCGCGGCGGCCGGCGGCTCGGCCTCCTACGGCACCCTCAAGGAGCCGTCGGGGGGCGGCGGCACCGCCCTGCTGAACAAGGAGAACAAATTCCGGGACCGCTCGTTCAGCGAGAACGGGGAGCGCAGCCAGCACCTCCTGCACCTGCAGCAACAGCAGAAGGGGGGCGGCGGCTCCCAGATCAATTCGACGCGCTACAAAACTGAGCTGTGCCGGCCCTTCGAGGAGAGTGGCACCTGCAAGTACGGCGAGAAGTGCCAGTTCGCACACGGCTTCCACGAGCTGCGCAGCCTGACGCGGCACCCCAAGTACAAGACCGAGCTGTGCCGCACCTTCCACACCATCGGCTTCTGCCCCTACGGGCCGCGCTGCCACTTCATCCACAACGCTGATGAGCGGCGACCCGCGCCGTCCGGGGGCGCCTCCGGGGACTTGCGCACCTTCAGCGCCCGCGATGCGCTGCACCTAGGCTTCCCGCGGGAACCGCGGCCCAAGCTGCACCATAGCCTCAGCTTCTCGGGCTTCCCGTCGGGCCACCACCAGCCCCCTGGGGGCCTAGAGTCGCCCCTGCTTCTCGACAGCCCCACGTCGCGCACGCCGCCGCCACCCTCCTGCTCCTCGGCCTCGTCTTGCTCGTCGTCCGCTTCGTCCTGCTCCTCGGCCTCGGCAGCCTCCACGCCCTCCGGCGCCCCGACGTGCTGCGCGGCCGCGGCGGCGGCCGCGCTGCTGTACGGCACCGGGGGCGCCGAGGACTTGCTCGCACCCGGCGCACCCTGCGCCACCTGCTCGTCGGCCTCGTGCGCCAACAACGCCTTCGCCTTCGGCCCGGAGCTGAGCAGCCTCATCACGCCGCTGGCCATCCAGACCCACAACTTCGCCGCCGTGGCTGCTGCCGCCTACTATCGCagccaacagcagcagcagggcctggTGCCCCCCGCGCAGCCCCCGGCGCCGCCCAGCGCGCCCCTCCCTGCCAGCGCCGCCGCGCCGCCCTCGCCGCCCTTCAGCTTCCAGTTGCCACGCCGCCTGTCCGAGTCGCCGGTGTTCGACGCGCCCCCTAGCCCCCCAGACTCGCTGTCGGACCGCGACAGCTACTTGAGCGGCTCCCTGAGCTCGGGCAGCCTCAGCGGCTCTGAGTCCCCCGGCCTTGACCCAGGTCGCCGCCTACCCATCTTCAGCCGCCTCTCCATCTCCGACGACTGA